A segment of the Bacteroidales bacterium WCE2008 genome:
ATCTGCCGGGAGACGCTAAGCCCGATGCCCGAGCCTTCCTGCTTGGTCGTATAGAAAGGCACGAAAATCTGTGACTGGGCCTCTTCGCTTATCGCCGGCCCGTTATTGGAAACATAGACATTGACAGACTCGTCCTTGTCTATTTCCGAGACTATATCTACCTTGGTTGCCCCCGCCTGGACAGCGTTGCGCACAAGGTTTATCAGTATCCTCGAAATCTGGTTCTCGTCGGCATACAGCAAGATATCCTCGTTCTTCTCCGTATAGCTCAGCTCCGCCCCCGAAGCCGCCGCGAACTCCTTTTCCAGAGTAAGCACTCTTCCGACAAGATCCTTCAGCAGCAAGGCCTTCTTCACAGGCTTCTGGATTCTGGTGAGGTCCCGATACGACTGCACGAACTCGATCAGCCCCTTCGACGACGCCGAGATAGTATCCAGACCCTCCCTCATAGCTGATTCGGGAGCATCCTTCAGCGCCTCGCTCAGACTCGAGATCGGACTGACTGTGTTCATGATCTCGTGCGTCAGGACCCTG
Coding sequences within it:
- a CDS encoding Signal transduction histidine kinase, with protein sequence MQPVAIIAIILAAVAITALICRFFYTRRAEKKIQYMLESLEDGELNFRFRESRRKNSLNNLLNRLKAHFDTGVSNVIEDKEVESWTRLIRVLTHEIMNTVSPISSLSEALKDAPESAMREGLDTISASSKGLIEFVQSYRDLTRIQKPVKKALLLKDLVGRVLTLEKEFAAASGAELSYTEKNEDILLYADENQISRILINLVRNAVQAGATKVDIVSEIDKDESVNVYVSNNGPAISEEAQSQIFVPFYTTKQEGSGIGLSVSRQIMRLHGGGLRLLRSDAEATTFLLTFK